Part of the Harpia harpyja isolate bHarHar1 chromosome 16, bHarHar1 primary haplotype, whole genome shotgun sequence genome, TTCGGCTTATTAATGTTAGTGATTTCTTCACTGAAGAGGATCCTCTAAGAGCATGAATACTTACATGTtgaaacataaattttaaaagaggaaTTTCAGAATTAAGATAAAAGAccaattttaaaagctttgtagATAGGAAGTCATTTATCATTAGGGTGCAACAATGTCAGCATAAGCTTTCCATTGGGCTTGCATCCTAATTCTGGAGAAACTAACTTTAAGGGTGATGGGAATATTCAGACAGTTTTTCACTTGCAGTCTATGGATGCCTGTGCTGAGGCAGCCAGTGGAGTGTTAGAattgtaggaggaaaaaaaggaaagccagcTAGTTTTGTGTCTCTAGCAGAGACTCTCTTAGACAATTTGTTCCCTTTCTTTGCTGTCCTTAATGCTGAAAGTTTTCATGATGTCTGACCTAATAATCTACCTTTGTTTTGAACTTACGTGCATGTTGATGgcacatgaaataaaaacagatCTGTTGTTATTTCGAAAAgattaaaaacactttttaacgTGGAATAAAACTACACAAAATGTATATGTCAGAGTAATTAATGTTGCCATTGAATCTGGAAGGAGTAGTGTGCAGAAGTGTTAATAGTCTGTAGTGGGGCCACTGGGTAACAAGAGTTACCAGTCCTTCCTTTTTCTAACAGTTGAGGTTCACCCCAAGTTACCACTTAAGCTTTGCTTTTATGTACAATGCAGTACTTAGAGACATATTATTTCCTCCTTATGTAGCTTGCTAGTTCTGGTTATCTGCTATTAAAAGAACTGTTCTCTGCCCCATGGGAAGTGCATTCATCTGACTTCACCTTGGAGTACAtattactgcttttctctttgatAAGAATATGTGCAGAGTTAataattaaaatcacaaaaaatatACTATAGTGATTGCATTTGGCAGCTATCTGCAGGTCGTTTTAAGCCAAGAAAATGCCATGTAGTAGACTAATGCATTTAGTGTTTCCAAAAAACTAACATCCCGTTTGGGTCATGGAATATGTCATGCTTTGAAAATTTGAATTGCAATATAATTAAGATCATATCAAAACTTTCCCAATAGCCAGCtgttgttcttcttttctttctgcagcatgTACGTCTTCTGTCTCGCAAGCAGTTCCAGCTGAGGGCGTTAATGCAGAAAGCAAGGAAGACAGCTGGACTCAGTGATCTCTACTAAATTCTCAGACTTTAACTGGGAAGTTAGATTTCCTTATGAAGCAGCCATTCTCTTAATATTTCTCTTAATCAGTAGGTGCCCAGAATAAGTTATTACATCATTCAAGTGTAAGATATTTTGAAtcaataatatattttctttttggtaaagACTAGCTTTTATTAATGCACTTTCTATCTCCTGTAATCTTTGTGCTGGTGGACTTACGCTGAATAAAACTTGTTGCATATTTTCTTCCTCTACAGAACTGTGTATGATGTGCTTGCTTTACAAACAGGCCTGGCTTATGCAGTGTCAGCTTAACCATACTTTCACTTCTGAGATTTGGAAGACTTTTCAGTGTCCCGAACTGGAAAAATTCATGTTTTGGTGTAACTAACCTTTGTTATGACCAGCGAAGACTCAGAATTTCAAGGCCCTGCTGTTTGACCTAGCTGTTGACATCCAAGGATTATTTTCTTGAAGTGAGCCTAGCAACTGTTACATTGACTTGCCTGTTCTACTATCAGATCATGGTCATAGTGGAGTATACCTTATGGTGCCTTAAGAAGCCTTGATGTATACTGCATTTTTCCACTAGAAAATGCTAGGCAAAAGACAGGCTGCTACATTTGGTGTTGCACTACCTGCCAGGCAGAAAACACTACACACCAGAACGCCACAGGAAGCATTGGACAGAGCTTGTAGTGACAAGCCTAGTGGTTAAACACTGCGCTGTCTGCAAAAGAGGGTATGTTGTACAGAGCATCTCCCAGTTGGGAGTGCTGTAGGGATTCATGGTGCTGCTGTCCTCCATTTGCTTTTGTAGACTGCCTCTGCAAAGCTAGCTTGAAAACCGATGTTTCTTGGTCTTGGTGCAGTAATCAGTGTGGCTCAAAACTGAGCGTTCATCTTAAGGCTTTTGATGTTACCATTGGATCTGAGGAGGCTGGAGTTCATATTAAAAAGCTGGGTGAGACttcatgaaacaaaaattttaagtCAGTCAGTCAAGTCCTGTGGATCTTCTGAAAGCTTTGAAAATGCCTTCATACCATCTTTCTGTCACTGGCATAAAACATGACAATTCATAGTCACTATTGCTATGTGCTGTCTTTCCAGGTGCTATTTTTGTCATGTGGATAGAAGAGAAAGCAGTACAGTAGCTACAGCTTTTCCTTGGTTACTGAAGTTGCTTCATGAGCACTTTCAGCTTATTATGAAATACTTTGTTCTGAGAAGTATCACCAGCTGCAGTCCATATTAAAAAATCTACCCTGGACTTAACCTGGTGATCAATTTCTGTGTTAAGCTACATACTGTGTCCTAATGTTAGAAAAAGCTAAGAATAAGACCTTTCCCTCATCATTGTAATGAggtatattgttttaaaatattaatgacaGAAGATAGTTAGTTCTTCCTTATCTAACTTGCTTTGAGGAGTAACTTTGGTCACCGTTTCTATGTGTGGCTGCTATTCCAGAGGAGATGCTTTTCTGTGCTTAGCAGCAAGTTGACTTTTTATGGATGTCAAGTACTTGGATGTGGAAAGATTTCTTCCTACACGCATTTTTGTGTGTACAGGTAAGGAAGACACTTCCCTTTGTTGCATTGTTTCTCCACTCTAGCAATGGCAATAGAGCCTGTTTCTCTGCATTAATAGGGGCATCAAGCTTAACTTCTGAGTActtaaatacttctgttttttcattcctcccttgAGACTGTATACTACATAAATATCTGGGGCCTACAACAGAGTAGCTGCACACATAACCTTATTACACAGGTGAGGTTTGAGTTAGTGTGACTGAAGAAATTATTGTTTGATTTAGATGGGTCCAAGTGAAGCTGCATTTTAGAGACAAAGCCctataaagaaaaacaaggagaaagaagTAACAGTTTGTGGTTTATTTGGTGTTGGAGCTGGTACTACAGTTGGACAGTCACTGTCTTGTATACAGAAAccttaatgttttttaaacatgctCAGGAGACAAACTCACACCTAGGCTGACATAGTACACAAAAATAAGGttctctaaaaaacaaacaactgtatACACAAAAATTCTAAAGCACTGTTAGGAAAATACATTTGGACCTACCAACAGTGAAATATTTAAGCTATTCAGCCAGCAGAGAAGGTTGGTCAATTGGCTTGACAATCCTTTAACTGCAAGAAGATAGTCTTTGGTTTCACATTGTATCATAATTAGTTACTTATTGTTCTGAACCAACATTAAACAAGGTGAGGAAAAGGCAAAGGGTTTTCTAGGCAGTGCTGCTTTGAGTGCTGGATTTCAGTCACACCACTTCACTGTACAAGACTAAGTTATCTAGCTCTGGCTAAGAAAATGGGTGTCTGAACAGGGAAAACCCTAGAATAGTCTCTTAATGCTATCTTCAGGAAACTCATTTGTTCAGATTTGAGCTTTTTGTGTGTTCTAGTTGAGACACATACATTGAAAGATTTGACCTACTTGGAAAGAGCAATGTAAGACAAACCACTAAACCCATTAAACTGCAAAGAGTGAACTACTTGAGCAGATTTAAAATTGTAGTTCCTTCTGGATCCCCCAAAGTGTATCTGCACTCTTCCTTAATTTGTCCTCTTCTTCAGGTTTTAGGATCATCTTCACTACATCAGTAATGCCACTATTGCCCAGTACACAAGGAACACTTAGGAACACATCTTCTTTTATTCCATGCATGCCCTGAAAAGTAGGTAAGGGGATAGTTAGGCTAGAATTCGTGTATGtctatgtattttataaaatatcCTATTGGGAACACTCAACTAAATTTAGTTGAAGTTAAACTAGAAGTTATCACTGCTCTTCAGCATTCCCAAGGTTTTTAGTTTTCAGTAGGACAAAAGTTAGCAAAAAGGGGCTGCTTACCTTAACAATTGTAGAGATCGGGTGCACTCTCCTCAAATTCTTCATAATAGTTTCAGCTAGATCTGCCACAGAAAGGCCAATAGCCCATGATGTGTACCCCTTCAGTTTGATGACCTCATAGGCACTGCAGAGACAAAGTTACTCGTTAAAAAACAAGAAGTatcaactgaaatatttaaagtttgTAAGAAGGGCTTTTGGAGGTGCCTTCATCAATTTGGAGACATCAGAAGCTTGACTGATTTCCTGACAGGACTGAAATGAACTCAGCAGTGAAGAATTCTATTTCCGTTTTACACTACTCCCCACAGTTATACTGGAAAGTTGGAAGTTAAAGCACTTTCCTAATTTAAAGTTCACTAACCATGAAAAACTAACTCTGCCAAATCTACATTATtccttaaaatattatttcaagttCTACGATGTCTGCATCTTGACATTTGTTTTGGGCTATGGTATTATGAAACCAGATATAGATACTGCAGTTCAGAGGCACTACAGCTcttacaggggaagaaaaaaaaaaaaaaaatcagtatttaccTGTCCACCACCTGCTTGTGGACATCCTTCCAGTGTTCCTTGTCTGCATCAGTTCCCAAGTCTGGATGAAGAGCCTTCAGGGAGACGCCAGCAACATTCACTCCACTCCAGACAGGTACTGAGAGTTGCACATAGATTAATTATCTCACAAGAAAACTTAGTTTTGTCCTCCTCAAATTAACAGTTAACAGAAGATATAGTTGGATTATTCTGCAACACACGTCACTATGATTTAGATAGGACTTTAAATATAGTATGACCTATGAGACCAATCTAAATTGCAGGCCAAGAACCTAGGAGCATAGAAACATCTTTCTTAATGCATGATGTCACAACATTTGACTATACCTTTACTAAAGCAAAACACTGAGACAACGTGAACTAAAATGACAGTAACTCTGTATTTTGCAAAGGTTGCTCAAAATAAGAATTTACTCCAAATGAGTCCTCCTGAGTGTCAGGAAGCAGACAGTACTGCTCTGGTGCTGCTAGAGAAAGTACAGGTTAAGTAAGGAGAAAGTTGCTTTCTCCTGTCCTCTAGACTTCCCTCTGCACTTCAATTCCTATATATAGATCTTGAAGTAATCAAGAGATGCCAGTAAAGACAACTGAGTGACTACCAGTAGGTATAGTGCAGATTTTTGGGAGTCCCTTGCAGAGAACTTAACCCTCTTGctgcttcagtttgtttttttggAGAGTTATGGGAACAACTTAGCCTAGAAATATTTAGCCTCCTCAGGTTACATTAATGACCTTTTCCAAGCAGAGTAACTCAGGTCAAATATAGATCATCTAGGGTTTCTCTATGCAGCAGACTACTTAAAGCAGGACTTGCATTCTTTAGGTGCTTGCAGTGCAAAGGTTTTTGAGCAACGTTTTGGTATAGCTTTTGGAGATTTTTCTTGCAAACAAACTATCAGAAAAAGTTCTGTGTAAcagccagctggatttcacccttACCACTGGAATCTCCATGCTCTCCAACAATCCATCCATGGCAGCTCAGAGGATGGATGCCCAGTCTTTCTCCCATGAGGTGGCGGAAACGGGCAGAGTCCAGATTGCAGCCACTACCAATAACGCGGTGTTTAGGAAAACCACTAATCTTCCAGGCCACATAGGTCAAAATATCCACTGTAAGTAGAACAGGGAGGATAACAAGTGCCACTTGTGAGCAGTTTGATAACTACAATAGTATCTTCCATTCATCTGTAAGGATTTTATCTGCACACTAGTTATGTGGAATAGAGAATAAAGTAATGCCCATCACCAGGCCCTGCAGTGGACTAACAAAATTACCATTTTAAAGGCAGAACTGAGAGGCTGTTTCTGCTACACATGCAATTATCAGTGCCCCTTCCCGTGTCCTATGCTAAAGATCACTTAAAAGGCAACTGAATACCCAAGTTGGAGGCAATTTGGTTTATTTCTCAGAGGACCAGCTTGCTGAGTGTGAAGAGGGAAGTTGACACTTCTTGCTATGTGGTTGTGCGGTGTGTTTTCTAAAAGCCTATGCTTGGTCATATTAGTACTCTAATGCCACCTTACTGAAGAAAACACTGTTCTCTAAGCCAAATCCTCTTGTAAGGCAACACAAGACAAACCTGGGTTTGAGACAATAAGCAGCTTGCAGTCAGGACTGTATTTAACAACATTGGGAATGATGAATTTGAAGATATTCACGTTGCGCTGGACCAAGTTAAGGCGGCTCTCTCCTTCTTGCTGACGGGCACCAGCAGTGACAATGACCAGCTTGGAGTGTGCAGTGACACTGTAATCTGCAAACAAAAGGCTGTGTCAAACATGACCTCTTTCTACACAGTTCAGAACAGGAGTTCTCAGTTCCCTTCAGTATTGATATCTAAAATCCTCAAGTTGGAGGGTGCTGAAATTCTCCTGGTAATTGTTACCCTAGACTTTGCTTCTTTAGaaagttaagggtttttttaagactgtgGTTCATTGCCACAAGTGGCAACCTTAAGGGCATGTCAGAATTTTAACATCTAGAATTGGGCAATGGTATTACATACTTCTCAGGCACAGATGGGTATGGGGTAGCTGTCAGTATGGCATCCAGTGCCAGTGCTTTGTAGAAAAGGAAGAAGGCTCTGCCTTCATAACCTACTACCTGTGGCTACTGGAGCTGCACATTAACTAAGGTGTGAGATGACTAGCATTTGCCCTAGTCAGGTTGCCACTAAATGTAAAGCTGTCAGATATTTATAGCCAAGAAGCAATAACACATTCCAGGCTAACTGGCTGTGAAATAAAATTCTCAAAGGTGCAGGAGTACTTGAGAAATTCTTCTTTCTATACTAAGCAATGAACTCTGGAACAGAGGATTCCTAGTTGGACCGGCCTTAACAAGGTATATGAAACAATGTCAGCTGAGCAGAAGTGAAGTGAGCTTTCCTCATAACAATTAGGACGACAGGCTAAGTGCTAGACTTGGATGACCAGTTTGAGATCTGAAGTGGCTATCTCCATTTGGAAACAATAAGCACATTAGAGCCAACTACTTGCCTTTGCCAGAGACGATCTTTGGTGTTCTAAGGAAGAGGCTGCCATGCTGGAGATCTAGCATCTCTCCTCTGAGCTTGTCTTCCACAACATCAACAAGGGCAAGTTCATCAGCTAAGTCCTACAAGAGACCAAGATTAAATAGTAAGTTTATTGCCTCTTTGCTCAAAGTACCCAATTTGTGAAGTTACAagtgttttaaaagcagtgatCTATTTAAGCAATTTTGCTTATCTGTATCACTTTACTTGTTCCCAAGCAGAGTACTTAAGTCTTCGGGATATCCACTTTATTGTGTTAGTTTTGTACTTTTCATCTCCACATTCTGTGTGGAATAGTTGTACAATTTAGCATAACAATgataaagaataatttaatagcTGTTCGTAAACAACCTATTTTACAGTTAAGAAAAGCAAGCCTGATGTTAAACACAGCATTTTCAATATAATAATGCAATGCAGAGGACAAGTCATTCAGAGCGTCTAGGACCACTTTTTCCAGTCCACACTGCAAAGAACTATTCCACCACACTCTCTGCTTCAGACAAAGTGATGCCTCAGTTCTGAGAAGGGATTCTGGAAGTCATTCAAAGGTAAATGCAGCTCTCAAGTCAAAATGATACACAGAGCATGTTCTATCTGATACTGGGATAAACTTGGTTTACAAGAACTACAGCTATTTGTTCTCTTGCTTGAAGACTGCTGCTTCATTTCGGGCCCGAAGAAAAAAATGGACAACCAAAAGTTCATCTTGTGTGCTAGTTCAATTAGTCTAATAAGGGAGATTATTTTTTGTCCCTCTTTTAGGCCTCGAGTAGTCGCAACTGTGCTGCTTCATCCCAAGCATGACACTTACCTTCATCAGGATGCTGATAGCACAGGCCATACCAACTGCACCCACACCAACCACACTGATCTTATTGTGGGCATGACTCTGCTCCTGTTTGTGAA contains:
- the LOC128152351 gene encoding L-lactate dehydrogenase A chain produces the protein MSVKDQLIHNVHKQEQSHAHNKISVVGVGAVGMACAISILMKDLADELALVDVVEDKLRGEMLDLQHGSLFLRTPKIVSGKDYSVTAHSKLVIVTAGARQQEGESRLNLVQRNVNIFKFIIPNVVKYSPDCKLLIVSNPVDILTYVAWKISGFPKHRVIGSGCNLDSARFRHLMGERLGIHPLSCHGWIVGEHGDSSVPVWSGVNVAGVSLKALHPDLGTDADKEHWKDVHKQVVDSAYEVIKLKGYTSWAIGLSVADLAETIMKNLRRVHPISTIVKGMHGIKEDVFLSVPCVLGNSGITDVVKMILKPEEEDKLRKSADTLWGIQKELQF